The following are encoded in a window of Echeneis naucrates chromosome 19, fEcheNa1.1, whole genome shotgun sequence genomic DNA:
- the LOC115059546 gene encoding tripartite motif-containing protein 16-like, whose product MEQKGVHLDQETFSCSICLDLLKDPVTTTCGHSYCMNCIKSHWDGEDEKKIYSCPQCRKAFIPRPVLEKNTMLAVLVEQLKKTGLQAAPADHCYAGPEDVACDFCTERKLKAVKSCLVCLASYCEKHLQPHYDVAPLKKHKLVEPSEKLQENICSRHDEVMKMFCRTDQQCICYLCSVDEHKGHDTVSAAAERTERQRELELSRQQIQQRIQDRDKDVKLLQQEVEAINGSADKAVEDTEKIFTQLIRLMERRRSDVKQQIRSQQETEVSRVKELQEKLEQEITELKRKDAELKLLSHTEDHTQLLHNYPSVSALSEATDSSSINIRPLRYFEDVTAAVSELRDQLQDVLTQKWTNVSLTVTEVDVLLPQPEPKTRTEFLRYSQEITLDPNTAHRYLLLSEGNRKVTVMREDQSYSDHPDRFTYWYQVLSRESLTGRCYWEVEWSGERVFVAVAYKNISRAGRSDECVFGYNNKSWALFCHEKYFNFWSNNIQTAVSGPPSSRVGVYLDHRAGILSFYSVSETMTLLHRVQTTFTQPLHAGLRFYTSVGATAAEFCKLKQTLVS is encoded by the coding sequence atggagcagaaaggagttcATCTGGACCAGGAAACcttctcctgttccatctgtctggatctactgaaggatccggtgacgactacctgtggacacagctactgtatgaactgtattaaatcccactgggacggagaggatgagaagaaaatctacagctgccctcagtgtaggaaggccttcataccgaggcctgttctggagaaaaacaccatgttagcagttttagtggagcagctgaagaagactggactccaagctgctcctgctgatcactgctatgctggacctgaagatgtggcctgtgatttctgcaccgagagaaaactgaaagctgtcaagtcctgtttggtttgtctggcctcttactgtgagaaacacctgcagcctcattatgatgtagctccactgaagaaacacaagctggtggagccctctgagaagctccaggagaacatctgctctcgtcatgatgaggtgatgaagatgttctgccgtactgatcagcagtgtatctgttatctctgttctgtggatgaacataaaggccacgacacagtctcagctgcagcagaaaggactgagaggcagagagagctggagctgagtcgacaacaaatccagcagagaatccaggacagagacaaagatgtgaagctgcttcaacaggaggtggaggccatcaacggctctgctgataaagcagtggaggacactgagaagatcttcactcagctgatccgtctcatggagagaagaaggtctgatgtgaagcagcagatcagatcccagcaggaaactgaagtgagtcgagtcaaagagcttcaggagaagctggagcaggagatcactgagctgaagaggaaagacgctgagctgaagctgctctcacacacagaggatcacacccagttgctacacaactacccctcagtgtcagctctcagtgaagctacagactcatccagcatcaacatccgtcctctgagatactttgaggatgtgacagcagctgtgtcagagctcagagatcagctacaggacgttctgacacagaaatggacaaatgtctcactgacagtgactgaagtggatgttttactgccacaaccagaaccaaagaccagaactgagttcttaagatattcacaggaaatcactctggatccaaacacagcacacagatatctgttattatctgaaggaaacagaaaagttacagTAATGAGAGAAGATCAGTcttattctgatcatccagacagattcacaTACTGGTAtcaggtcctgagcagagagagtctgactggacgttgttactgggaggtggagtggagtggagagAGAGTTTTTGTAGCAGTCGcatacaagaatatcagcagagcagggaggtctgatgaatgtgtgtttggatacaataacaaatcttgggctttattttgtcatgagaagtattttaatttctggtccaacaacatccagactgcagtctcaggtcctccgtcctccagagtcggagtgtacctggatcacagagcaggtattctgtccttctacagcgtctctgaaaccatgactctcctccacagagtccagaccacattcactCAGCCTCTGCATGCTGGACTCAGGTTTTACACGTCTGTTGGAGCTacagcagctgagttttgtAAACTGAAACAGACGTTAgtgagttaa